A single genomic interval of Zingiber officinale cultivar Zhangliang chromosome 4A, Zo_v1.1, whole genome shotgun sequence harbors:
- the LOC121972322 gene encoding probable pectinesterase/pectinesterase inhibitor 59 produces the protein MANFLLAFLLLLLLLRLEHCYGEPMVSYCSRTPYPDVCSSMVNRSDSVFEQSSSLTWNGFRDLLHRATLERAVLAHQWAGERNPNQFDEPRRRAWTDCVELLADTVGLVNRSQVRPGHDAQTWLSAAMTNQRTCRDGFLELGLTAPVIDDGELTESISNLLAVNNAMLIAAGGQHKRRRRLGLLFPEWVAAADQKLLAASDVKSDLVVAKDGSGDYKSIVEAVAAAAKARGGSTARFVIHVKAGVYEEYVEIPNSMENLMMTGDGIDATVVMGNRSVKGGYRTFQSATFG, from the coding sequence ATGGCGAATTTTTTGTTAGCtttcctcctcctcctgctgctgctacGGCTAGAACACTGCTACGGCGAGCCGATGGTGTCATATTGTTCCCGCACCCCCTACCCTGACGTGTGCAGCTCCATGGTCAATCGGTCCGACTCGGTCTTTGAGCAGTCGTCGTCGCTGACTTGGAATGGATTCCGTGATCTCCTCCACCGGGCCACCCTCGAGAGGGCCGTCCTCGCCCACCAGTGGGCCGGGGAGAGGAACCCGAACCAGTTCGACGAGCCGAGGAGACGGGCCTGGACTGACTGCGTCGAGCTGCTGGCTGATACGGTCGGCCTAGTGAACCGGTCGCAGGTTCGCCCGGGTCACGACGCACAGACGTGGCTCAGCGCCGCCATGACGAACCAGCGCACGTGCCGCGATGGCTTCCTCGAGCTCGGTTTGACGGCGCCGGTGATAGACGACGGCGAGCTAACAGAGTCGATCAGTAACTTGCTCGCCGTTAACAACGCGATGCTGATTGCCGCCGGTGGGCAGCATAAACGGCGCCGCCGTTTGGGGTTATTGTTCCCGGAGTGGGTGGCGGCGGCCGACCAGAAGCTACTGGCGGCGTCGGACGTGAAATCGGATCTCGTGGTCGCGAAGGATGGCTCTGGCGACTACAAATCCATTGTCGAAGCCGTGGCGGCTGCGGCCAAGGCGAGGGGAGGAAGCACGGCGAGGTTCGTCATTCACGTGAAGGCCGGCGTCTACGAAGAGTACGTGGAGATTCCTAACTCGATGGAGAATTTAATGATGACCGGCGACGGGATAGATGCTACTGTGGTGATGGGGAACAGGAGCGTTAAAGGCGGCTACCGCACCTTTCAATCGGCCACCTTCGGTTag